The following DNA comes from Castor canadensis chromosome 15, mCasCan1.hap1v2, whole genome shotgun sequence.
CGGGACACACAGGGCCTGGACGGCTGGTGGCTCTGTTCACTGCATGGACGTCAGGGCATCGTGCCCGGGAACCGCCTCAAGATCCTGGTTGGCATGTACGACAAGAAGCCAGCGGGGCCGGGCCCAGGCCCACCTGCCACACCAGCCCAGCCCCAGTCCAGCCTCCCCCAGGGTCTCCATTCCACGGTGCCCCCAGCTTCCCAGTACACACCCATGCTCCCTACTACATACCAGCCACAGCCTGACAGTGTCTACCTGGTACCCACTCCAGGCAAGGCTCAGCAAGGTGTCTACCAAGCCCCTGGACCCAGCCCACAGTTCCAGTCACCCCCAGCCAAGCAGACGTCCGCATTCTCAAAGCAAACGGCCCATCACCCATTTCCCAGCCCAGCCACAGAGCTTTACCAGGTGCCCCCAGGGCCTGGAAGTCCTGCCCAGGACATTTACCAGGTGCCACCTTCCGCTGGCATAGGGCATGACATCTACCAGGTTCCCCCATCCATGGATACTCGCAGCTGGGAGGGGACGAAGCCACCAGCAAAGGTAAGGCTGCCCTGGCACAACTATGCAGCCCTATAGGGTTAGCCCAGGTCCTGGTTTTAAGTACAGAAGGGCCCAGCCACCTCAGGGCTCCCAGCTGTGCATTTGGTCTTAGGTCAAGCAGGGAGGTGTTTGGGAATGTGTTCATTTGTCTGGTGCAGATGTGTATGAATGGGTGGAGGTGGCCTTGGAGATGAAGAAGACTTCAGCAGCCTCCCTGAGTTGGGAAGGTGTCAGCATAGGATGAAGCCTTTGACAGGCCTAGAGGTATGGAGATGTGTCCTGCATTCCAGGTGGACAAGGCAGGACTTGGCAGGTGAGCAAGAGCAGCAGGCTGGGGACAGACTCTGGAAGGGCCTGATGCCCACCAAAGAGCCAGATGCTGTTCTGAGGATACAGGGTTTTGAGTAGGAGGGTTCCACCTCAGTCCATGTTTAGATGAAATCATTCTGACCAGAATGCATTGTATAACTGCATTGTATGCAGTGTATAACACAGCATAGAGGGACTCAGACCAAAGTAGGGAGcccaggaaaaggagggagggtggCACCTAAAGGGGAAGAATAAGAAAGGCAGCTTGTCCACTAGGAGAGCATACCTtgaaatagaaacattttttttcttctcacataAGTCATATGTCGTGGTGGGCAGGCCAGGAGTGACAAGGTGCTGCTTGAGCTCCAGCCATCATGCGGGCTTTCTGGAGGTTACATTTGTTGCTTCTTACCTCCTGTCCACCAAAACTTAAGCTGGTGCTCCACCTAGCAGCACAGAATAGAGTTTTGCCAGGTGGCCGCATGTGCCATGTCTCATTAATAAGGACAGAAAACTCTTGAAGGCCCTTAGCAGTCATGAGTTCCAGTGATCTCCTGAGCGCCAATGAAGGAGAGGGAAGTCACCTTGTGCTAGGGGCTTCCGTGAGTCAGTCCTCTGGATAGGGGTCAAGCGCACCTGCAGGCTGTCCCTTGCTCCACAGGCCAACCATTCTCCACTTGTGGGACAAGACCACTGGGCTTCAGGCTGTGAGCTGGACACCCTTAGTTCCCCCTGCCTGTGTGCCCTGGGCCACCCCAAGGCGTCTACCTATGGAAGAAAGCAGGACTGAAGGCAAGGCCGCTTGGCTGCTTCAGGCTGAGTCCAGAGCAACTTTTCTTCACTTTTAGTTGACCTGTGTCTTCCCGTGCCAAAATCTCTTCAAGAGTTGGGGATGGAGTTTCTGGGCCCAGAAACAGAGGTGTCCCCCAGACTTTTAGGATAGAGTTGCCATGTCCAGCTCTCCTTGTCTCCTCCATGCCTGCCTTCCATAATAGTCACCTGAGACCACACCACCAGGGAGAATCTTAACATCCAGCTCTGTCCCAGCTGCCTGGGTTGTGCTCAGGGAAACACAGGCAGGCATGTATCCTGGAGGCCTTGGTGGGAGCAGCCACCTAATAATAAGCACAGAGCCTCTTAAGAGAAGCAACGCAGGCTCAGCCAGGTCAGCTTCCTGGGGCCCCACTCATGCCTCACATTCTCACCATGTCCAGTCCAGAGCCACCTGTGTCTAGAGAGAGAGTAGCCAAGTGGACACTCAGCCAAGGCTGAGGTGGGGAACTCACCAGTACCAGCTGGGCAGCAAGTCAGCAGGTAGTATCACCTCAAGCCTGTCCACAGAGCAGTCTGGCATCCAGGAGACTTGGCCAGGGGTCATGGGCAGGCAGAAGATGGTATTTCATGGTCCCTGGGTCACTGGCCCTCACTTCTTCTTGTCCTACTTCAACCATCTGACCAGAGACAGGTAGGTAGTAGAAACCTGTGCCATGCTGGTCTGGGCTGGGATGCCTGGAGTGGAGCTCCTCCCAAGCTGGCGCTGTGGAGTTGGGGAAGTGTGGGGTGTGGGAGACTGCCCTTAGGGAGGCAGTAGGAGCAGTGCCTGGCTGGTGAACCTTGGGACAGGTATGGTCTGTTTCCTCCACTTGCACACCTTCACCATATATAGCACACAGATGGATGCGTGTACCCACACCCATGGCACATGTCCTCAGCACCCTCCCCCATGTCTTTTCCTGGCACACCTGGTAGGCTGGGGCAGGCAGGAAAAGGAAGCCCTGTGGCCAGGAAGCATCAGTGAGACCCTCAACACTACTGCAGGGGGTTACTGACTGGGCCCTTCTCTGCCCAGATCTACTGGTGGAGCTGTCCACGCCTGTTTCCCAAGGGCCCTGACCTGGCTGAGGGTCCAGGAAGGGGAACCCTATGCCCAGCTGCCCAGGATGCCTCACCTCCTGGCCAGGGCAGCCTCTTTTATTTTATGAGCATGAAAGTGACGCTTATTTACCATAGAAAATGCATAGTGTGTGAGAAGTCTGGAGGTGGTACTCATCAAGGGAGATCACTGGGACGCTGCGGCATATTTGGTCCAGCATACTAGAGGCAATCTGTCTTTCACAGATTTGTGCTTTTGCATTTTGAGGCTGGAAATCAGACACCCACATTATACCTGTTGGCATGGCTGCCCCCAGTTTTGCCGTTTTGCTGCCTCTTCTGGCGGTGGGCACTAGATGGTCTTTGACCACTTGTGGTTTTATTACAAACTGCATGGCATTAAACATCTTGGTGTGTACATCTGTATCCAAATTTTGAGGTCTTGCCTTCGTAAGCTCCAGGGCCTCCCCAATGGGTGTCAGAACTCAGACCCATCTAGGGTAATGGTTATTTCAGGGCCATGGTTAACTGGACTGAGGAGGTGATGCCCTGGCCAGAACGATGTGTGAATGGGAGGAACCCTGGTCTCAGGAAGCCAATGGGGTGAGTGACAAGGCTGGGGCCAGAAGGGGTCTAACTCCAATGCAACACCCATCTGGTGTGGCTGGGAAAAGCAAAGTCAGGGCCACCCCAGGGCACCAGGACCTTCTGATTGGGGAATGGGTGCTACAAAGCTGAGAGCAGAGGCTCTTCATGACCATGTAGGACCCCAGGAGGGAAGGCATCTATGTAAGGCTATTCTTGAGGAAGCAACCTGATTTAAGTGCTGCAGCCTGCCAGGCATGGGGAACGTGCGAGTTCAGTCGTACCTGCCTGGATTTCATCCTCCTCACCTTGGAAGCTCTACCTCTTCTCAGGCTCCCGTGCTGGGCCCTTGAGCCAGAGGGGTGGAGGATGGGGCTGCAGAGATGAAGTAATCATCTGCGTGTCCCTATGGCACTCCTGTGACACTCCATTCACAGAAGAGAAAACGAGACTCCTAGATGTAGGGCTGGGTGCACCAGAGTGGGAAGCTGGCCCAGGTCAGTGGGATAGTGCCCATTTTGCAGAAGGCAGACACCAGCAGCTATGCTGCTTGGAGATGGTGGGCCCCCAGGATAGAACGCACagctgggaggcagggaggagtctCCTCTTGTCTCTGTTCCCCACAACTGACACTTTGGCCTCTACAGGACCAAGGCTGCTCTGGAGGTTTCATCCTTGCCCTGACTGACAAGCTAAGGCGTGTTTCTGAGTTTAACCTCCTTTCCCCAGACACCTGGTTGTCAGGGATGGGATGGGGggactgcagtcttcctgccCAGCCTCAACtgcatgtgtacgtgtgtgtgtgtgtgtgtgtgtgtgcgcgcatatGAGTGTGTATGGCTGACATTACATCCTATGCCTTGTACTCTTGTTCTCTccacagtgtgtatgtgtgtgtgtgtcagggagTGTCTGTATCTCCACCTCTTCCTCCTGGCCTCTAGCTGTGCTCCCCAACTCCCCAGGGGCCTCCAGATCCTGCTAGCGAGCCTCAGGTGCAGGACAGGGTGGTTTGTGATTAGCAGGGCTCAGCAGCTCTCTGAAGAATTCATTTTCCTAATAAGCTTCTCCCTGTTGGCAGCTGGcttactcttgtttttctaacagAAAAACATTTGCTGGCCAGCATGGCTGCTCACTGTCACTCAACTCTGCAGCAGGAGTAACAAGCTGCCCTAATAGCCTGGGTGTGGGGTCTGGCCTCTAGTGGCCTCAGCCTGTGCTCTCAGCCTTGTCTTGTCTACATGAGGGTGAGATGGGTTTGCAGGGACTGGGGAGGCACTCACTCCACCTCCTGGCACTAAGTCTGGGCTTGCCTCTTGGTCCCCACCTGGAGGCCAAGGGTCTGGAGGAGCTGTAGACCTTGACTCAAGGACCAGCCAACCTGCTACATCCAGCCAGCCCCCACCTGCCCCACTGTTGAAAGGTTCCAGCATCTAAAAATAGCTCTGGAGGAGACTCAAGTCTAGGGCTTGCAGAGGGAGATGAATCTGGAGAGGTGGCTGCAACTTCACCCCCAGACACTGGTGTGGAAAAGGCCCTGATGGCACCAGCACACACCAACCTGCTGGGCTCTCCTGCCAGAAGGGGCCCTGAATCCCAGCTGGCCCAAGTGTTGAACGCCTGTTGGGGGCCTGGACAGGGTTCTGGGAGCATTGAGCCTCAGGGAGGGTGTGTGTGGGTAGGGCCTGAGTCAACCCTGTCCCAGACATCCCCTTTGATTAGGGAACAAAGGGCTTTTCTGTGGAGAGAGATGAACAGGGAACCCCGTGGGGGAGGCTGCCTGTGCCTGGTTGGAGAATCCTGAAGGACAGGAGGCTCCCTGCATGCCCCCGCCCCCTTCAGACTGGGCTCTGGTGTGAGGGGCAGCACGCTCCTGGGAGGGGTGGTGAGTATTCCAGGCAGATCCCCGGCCCCTGCCTACCCTTTGTACAGTGCCAGAGCTTTGCTGCTGTGGCACCCTGCCATGGATCCTGGCCAGAGTCAGAGCCTCTGGGGGGAAGGGACTGACCTCCGACCATCAGCCCCCCCACTGAGGCCTTCCCTTTTCAGATGGGAAAGGTAGCTCCATGGGTGTGGCGGCAGAGGAAAGGGGTCTTGAGTCTAGTTGCAACTCCCCTTGCCCACATGCTTAACCTTCCAAACCAGCCCTGGCCATATGCCCAAGAACCGGCCCTGTGACTGCTCTCAGGCCTCTCCCCAAGCTGTGCCATGGGGGCCAGGGAAGGGCAGCTTGCTGTACCTGCATCTCCAGAGCCTGGTCCTATGGGTATTtccttgctgaataggcctttctGAGAAGAGGCAACTGGGAAGTGTCAATAGGAAAGTCACAGGAGGCCTTACATGGGGGCGTCTTGTCCAGCAGGTCTGGGACCCTAGTCCAGGGTGGCCCCCTTGCCCCTCTGGCAGTGCCCTCTGGAGCCAGGACCTCAGCCCTACATCCTGCctgtccttccccaccccctgtcATCCCAAATGCACCTGTGGAACCTTCTGGGTTATCCAGCTATAGTGACTTTCTGTTACTTGGCCCAGAACCAGACAACTCTAAACAAAACTCAGAGGTCTAATTATTGTACCCCAAGTGCTTCATTTTACTAcagaaacagcaaaaataaatacacaagggATGATAACCAATGCCTCTAAGCCTACCCTTGGgaagcctccccccacccccatacacACCTTTATGTACCTTACCATGCCTCAGGCAGTCTCCTGAAAGGCCTCTGGGTGGGTCATGAGGGCTGGTGATACAGTCTGCTGTTTACCTCTAGGTGGTGGTACCCACCCGAGTGGGACAGGGCTATGTATTTGAGGCCTCCCAGCCAGAGCAGGACGAATATGACATCCCACGCCACTTGCTGGCCCCAGGGTCCCAGGACATCTACGATGTGCCACCTGTTCGGGGACTGCTTCCCAGCCAGTATGGCCAGGAGGTAGGTGTTGGGAGACTGGGGGCGGGAGAGGGTGGGGATTATAAGTCTGTGCCTGTACTTGGCCCTAGCTCAGGGAACTGGATTTTCTCAGTCCCAGCCAGGTCCTGGGGTAGGTGCCTTGGAATTTCTGCTCTCCCCATTAAACAAGTGCCGTGGTTCTGGCACTTGTATTACTATACCCTTTTTTCATGCCCTTCAGGTATACGACACACCCCCCATGGCTGTCAAGGGTCCCAATGGCAGAGACCCATTGCTGGATGTGTATGATGTGCCTCCCAGCGTGGAGAAGGGCCTGCCACCTTCCAATCACCATGCGGTAAGCAACTGGCAAAACCTGGGACCTCAGAGGCTTCCTGGGGGTAGTTGAGGATTGGCTGGATGTGTGCTGGGTTGGGGACTGGTgtctggagagctcaggtccaccCCTCCCTTGCTGTGGAACAGATGTGGAAACCAAGCTACCATCTGGGCCTCAGCTTCATCATCTGGAAAATGGCCCATGGAAGGAAGGGCCTTCTCAGAATGTTCTTGAAAAGGGTTGTCAGTGAGGTGAACACAAAATTTGTCATCCAAACCATGACACTTTCACTTTGAAAGTGAAAGGGAGACTAGTAATTACATAGGACTGTCCTAAACCAAAATATGACACGCAAAGTTCAGTCAGAGCTTACTGTGCTACAGAGCAGAAAGTCCATGGTGTGGTGATGATGTGGTAGaggaggtggtggtggcagtgacaGCAGCAGTGGTGACACAATAGCTAACCTCTGCCTATGTGTTCGGAGTTAGTCACTTAAATTAATACACATGTAATCCTCATAACATCCCTGTGAAGGAGTTCCTCATCTTACAGATGGGTGGTGCCAGAGCTGGGTTCCTAGCCATCACCATCCTGAGTAACATCATGATTGGTGTGGGCACCAGGCAGGTCTGTATGTGGCTGGGTCCTGCCTCCAGCTCCTGGGGTGGGCATATGGAGGACAGCCTTGACCACCACTTGGTCCCCCAGGTGTATGATGTTCCACCGTCTGTGAGCAAGGATGTGCCTGATGGCCCGCTGCAGCGTGAGGAGACTTACGATGTGCCCCCTGCCTTCGCCAAGGCCAAGCCCTTTGACCCAGCCCGCCACCCACTGATCCTTGCTGCACCTCCTCCAGACTCCCCACCAACTGAGGATGTATATGATGTTCCACCCCCTGCTCCCGACCTCTACGATGTGCCACCAGGCTTGCGGCGGCCTGGCCCCGGCACCTTGTATGATGTGCCCCGTGAACGGGTACTTGCTTCTGATGTGGCTGACGGCAGTATGGTTGACAATGGTGTATATGCTGTGCCCCCACCAACTGAGCGAGAGGCCCCAGCTGATGCCAAGCGCCTGTCAGCCTCCAGCACAGGCAGCACGCGCAGTAGCCAGTCAGTGTCCTCCTTGGAGGTGTCAGTGCTAGGCCGGGAGCCCCTGGAGCTGGAGGTTGCTGTGGAATCCCTGGCACGGCTACAGCAAGGTGTGAGCGCCACCATAGCCCACCTTTTGGACTTGGTGGGTAGTGCCGGTGGGGCTGGCAGCTGGCGTAGTACCTCTGAGCCTCAGGAGCCACCAGTGCAGGACCTGCGTGCTGCGGTGGCTGCTGTCCTGGGGGCTGTCCATGAGCTGCTAGAGTTTGCCCGCAGCGCTGTGAGCAATGCCACCCACACTTCTGACCGCACCCTGCATGCCAAACTTAGCCGGCAGCTGCAGAAGATGGAGGACGTGTACCAGACGCTGGTGGCCCATGGTCAAGTCCTTGACAGTGGCCGGGGAGGCACAGGGTTCACCACTGAAGACCTGGACCACCTGGTAGCCTGCTCACGGGCTGTGCCCGAAGACGCCAAGCAGCTGGCCTCCTTCTTGCATGGCAATGCCTCGCTGCTCTTCAGACGGACCAAGGCCTCTGCCCCGGGGCCAGAGGGGGGCGGCCTTCTGCACCCTAACCCCAGTGACAAGGCCAGCAGCATCCAGTCACGGCCCCTGCCGTCACCCCCCAAGTTCACCTCCCAAGACTCCCCAGATGGGCAGTACGAGAACAGTGAGGGGGGCTGGATGGAGGATTATGACTACGTCCACCTGCAGGTGGGTGTCTTCCCTGCGTAGGCCACAGGCTCTGACTCTGCTACTCTTCTTGTAAGGAGCCATCCCTctccccctgcacacacacacacaaagttcttATGGTCAGAGGGAGATTTGGGCTCTACGATTGGTCACTGGTGAGTCCCAGCACCCTCACCTTACCCCATCTTGGGCCTGATGGTTAGCCAGGCTTTGTCCCCGGATCCTGCAGTAACAGCCAGTGACGGCTCCCAGATATCTCAAGGGCTGAGCTTCGCTAGCGAGCACAGCAGATGTGACTCCATTCTGTTTAGAGAGGCCGGTTCTGAAAGATGAAAACGGACACCAAGACATGGGGAGTGGGAAGGTGGGGTGGGAGTGTACCTCTGAGGCTGCTTCCCTTGAACAAAACACCTGCATGGTAGCTAAATGGAAGTCCTGGTAAGGAGCATTCCAGTCTGAGTGCCCACAGGTGCCGAGGCCTGGCTGAGGAGGCTTTGATTCCTCCTGCTGTGGGAGCCAGACCAGGAAGGGTGCCATGGCCGCAGGTAGTGAGTGTATCCTCTGTGGGTGTCCTGCCTGTGCCCAGCCCTTTCCTGCAATGTCTGCTTCCCTGGGCCTAGtggctactccaccagcctgagtGTGAGCCTGTGCGTGTCTTCAGCGCCACCTGGTGGTGCTGGCATCCTTGCCGTACCCCATGGCACCTAGTGGCCGTCCTGGCCCAGATGAGACTTCTCAGGCCAGCCTTGTCTCTCCCCTCCAGGGGAAGGAGGAGTTTGAGAAGACCCAGAAGGAGCTGTTGGAAAAGGGCAACAGCATGCGGCAGGGGAAGGGCCAGCTGGAGCTGCAGCAGGTGAGGCTCCCAGCCTGGCTCAAGGACCACGGACCCCAGGCCTTGCCCAGTGAATCCTGAGGCCCTAAGGCCCCAGCTTCTCCTGGGATGGTTGCCTCCTGTGACAGGGACAGCCAGTCACTGTCCAAACCTCATGCCCTTCTCCatcttttggtttggtttggtttggtttattttagtttattttgaagTAGAATATCactgtgttgtccaggctggtcttgaactcctggactcaagtgatccctCTGCTTCGGCCTCCTGAGGCACCACAGGTGCATGCTACTACTGCACCTTGGCTGATTTGGTTGATTTTAAGTGAGAGAGCTGGGGcaatagctcagtggcagagcacttgactagcattcttgaagccctggattcagtcATTAGCACCTCAATAAATGAGCACAATTAAGTTATTATCAGAGTAATAATAACTGACATCATAGAGATCACAGAACAGTGTAAGAGTGGAAAACAAATACTGGCACCCACAGGCAGACACAGGAGCTGGAACTGGGGGTGGCTTCCACCAGCCAGCTCCTTTCCTTGGCCTCCCGGTGCCTGTTGGAGATGAGACTTGGGAGCAGCTACACTCTGCCTCTGTGTCCAGCATTTTTCCCCAGCATTAAACCTTcttcataaattctttttaagAGGCCACATAAAGTCTATTGTTGAATGTTTATGTTGTACCCagttcttattttaaataatagtgcTGTGTTTATTCACAGACAgagttttcttcttattttgaattatttcctaGGATAGGaaagggtgtttttgttttgttagtgtttctaattttttttaaatttttagttgatACATAGTTGTGCATGTGTATGGAGAACAGTATGGCAtcttgatacatgtatacaatgtataatgatcagATGAAGGTAATTGCCCTAAGCTGTTACCTCAAACATTGATCATTTAGTTGTGGTAGGAACATTCAAAACCCTCTCTGCTAGGTATTTCAAAATGTTGTCAGACATAGTACTGTGCTATACAGTGCCAGCAGTCATTCCTCCTATCCATCTATCCCCTGTACTGGCTAACCATCCTCTCTCCATCCTTTTCTCTCTCAGAGCCTTTCTACCCTCTGGAAACCACTCTGAAAGTGGTGTTTCTGAAAAGTACTAAGGGCATGTAATTCTGATTATGAAGataatttgaaaagttaaaatacaaGGGCAAAACTATTGCCATCAAGGTTCCCTTGCCTCATGTTCTCCAGGCGTGGAGAAAGAAGGCAGAGGACAGTGTGCCCCACAAGTGAGGCTTGTTGTAGCTACCTCATGGGGGATATAGAGAATCAGTGAGGGGAGTGTGAAGTGCACAGGAAAGGACACAAACAAAAATTACACAGGTAGTGACATGGATTCTCCATGGTTTTAGGAAATAAACATGTCCTTCATCCTTCCTCTGCACTCTTTCGACATGACTAGACCCTGTAGTCCTGTCactggacatttaggttgttccTGATTTTACTTTGGTGGGCAGTACCGAGATGAATACAAATTGTTCCCCATGTCTGTGACTCAGCCTAACCTTGTTCTTGCTCCCCCCAGCTAAAGCAATTTGAGCAACTCGAGCAGGAGGTGTCGCGGCCCATAGACCATGACCTGGCCAACTGGACACCTGCCCAGCCTCTGGCACCGGGACGGACAGGTGGCCTGGGGCCCTCCGACCGGCAGCTGCTACTCTTCTACCTGGAGCAGTGCGAGGCCAACCTGACCACACTGACAGACGCAGTAGAGGCCTTCTTCACCGCCGTGGCCACCAACCAGCCACCCAAGATCTTTGTGGCACACAGCAAGTTCGTCATTCTCAGTGCCCACAAGCTGGTGTTTATTGGGGACACGTTGTCACGGCAGGCCAAGGCAGCCGATGTGCGCAGCCAGGTGACCCACTACAGCAACCTGCTGTGTGACCTCCTACGTGGCATTGTGGCCACCACCAAGGCTGCTGCCCTGCAGTACCCGTCACCTGCTGCTGCCCAGGACATGGTAGACAGGGTCAGGGAGCTGGGCCACAGCACTCAGCAGTTCCACCGGGTCCTGGGCCAGCTGGCTGCTGCCTGAGAGTAGATAACCAgagtgtgggggcaggggaggggcagTGATGGTCTGAGCCACCCCAGGCACCCATCTTAGGAGTCAGTGTCCTGCAAGCTTGGGGACAGGTAACCCCAGCTCTGCCACAGGCTGGTGCCCTCAACCGTCTGGGGATTTGTACATATTTGTGACAGGGCAGGTGGAGGACGGTGGCTCCTCAGAGGCAATGAAGCTGAGGAGCTGGCTGGTGCTCTTCCCTGAGAGTGTACTGTGGGCCAAGAAGACCAGGGCTGGAGCACATGGCTCTCCCAGCCCACAGGGCTCCTGTGACCCCTTGGCCTGATCCTGTCCCCATGACAGGAGAGAACAGTGGTACACCAGGAGAAAACCtaaaaaactatttttcattattgattttccAATCATTTGACTAATAGTctacatttaataaaatttgtaaatgaaaagCAGCTTTCTAAGGTGTATGAGAGACAAGAGAGGGCCCAGGGGTGGGAAGGCAGCTATGTCCTCAGCCCAGGGGGCCACAGTAAAAACAATGGGTTTAAGGAGAAATGACTTAAGAGGGTAAACACTGGAGGGTGGAAGAAAACTGGATCCCTTCAGAAGGGAACCCAGGCTGGGCCAGGGAGGTGAGACTGGCTGTCACCTGCAAAGTGGGGCCTTGGAAAACAGGTGGGATGGGGAGAGGACTGCACAGGGCCTGAGGCCCAGAAGGCTTGGCATGAGCACAACTCAGCAAGGTGGCAACTGCACATTTTCCTGGCATTTTGGCACCTGGAGCCAGGAGCAGCTCCAGGAGGAGGACAGGCCAAGTTGGGGCACACTGCACAGGAAGAAGTTCATTTCTACAGATCTTACCCAGACCTTTGCTCTTAGAAGGAAACTCATCTCTGTTTGTAGAACTCTACAGAGTGTTATTTGACTTACACATGGACTTGGCCTCCAAATTAGGAAGGCAGAAGCCTAGTGCCAGCCCTTGCTCTGGGCCTGTGTCTGTTCTCTCTGTACTTTTGCTGGCAGCCTGTGCCTGAGATGGGGTCACCTCAGTGCTGCTCCCAGCTCTACCATTCTGCATATGaatttgg
Coding sequences within:
- the Bcar1 gene encoding breast cancer anti-estrogen resistance protein 1 isoform X3 codes for the protein MACSTPVGRRLLCDLGPLCPAYKPQFPRRVGGSLEVVKNVLAKALYDNVAESPDELSFRKGDIMTVLERDTQGLDGWWLCSLHGRQGIVPGNRLKILVGMYDKKPAGPGPGPPATPAQPQSSLPQGLHSTVPPASQYTPMLPTTYQPQPDSVYLVPTPGKAQQGVYQAPGPSPQFQSPPAKQTSAFSKQTAHHPFPSPATELYQVPPGPGSPAQDIYQVPPSAGIGHDIYQVPPSMDTRSWEGTKPPAKVVVPTRVGQGYVFEASQPEQDEYDIPRHLLAPGSQDIYDVPPVRGLLPSQYGQEVYDTPPMAVKGPNGRDPLLDVYDVPPSVEKGLPPSNHHAVYDVPPSVSKDVPDGPLQREETYDVPPAFAKAKPFDPARHPLILAAPPPDSPPTEDVYDVPPPAPDLYDVPPGLRRPGPGTLYDVPRERVLASDVADGSMVDNGVYAVPPPTEREAPADAKRLSASSTGSTRSSQSVSSLEVSVLGREPLELEVAVESLARLQQGVSATIAHLLDLVGSAGGAGSWRSTSEPQEPPVQDLRAAVAAVLGAVHELLEFARSAVSNATHTSDRTLHAKLSRQLQKMEDVYQTLVAHGQVLDSGRGGTGFTTEDLDHLVACSRAVPEDAKQLASFLHGNASLLFRRTKASAPGPEGGGLLHPNPSDKASSIQSRPLPSPPKFTSQDSPDGQYENSEGGWMEDYDYVHLQGKEEFEKTQKELLEKGNSMRQGKGQLELQQLKQFEQLEQEVSRPIDHDLANWTPAQPLAPGRTGGLGPSDRQLLLFYLEQCEANLTTLTDAVEAFFTAVATNQPPKIFVAHSKFVILSAHKLVFIGDTLSRQAKAADVRSQVTHYSNLLCDLLRGIVATTKAAALQYPSPAAAQDMVDRVRELGHSTQQFHRVLGQLAAA
- the Bcar1 gene encoding breast cancer anti-estrogen resistance protein 1 isoform X5, yielding MTVLERDTQGLDGWWLCSLHGRQGIVPGNRLKILVGMYDKKPAGPGPGPPATPAQPQSSLPQGLHSTVPPASQYTPMLPTTYQPQPDSVYLVPTPGKAQQGVYQAPGPSPQFQSPPAKQTSAFSKQTAHHPFPSPATELYQVPPGPGSPAQDIYQVPPSAGIGHDIYQVPPSMDTRSWEGTKPPAKVVVPTRVGQGYVFEASQPEQDEYDIPRHLLAPGSQDIYDVPPVRGLLPSQYGQEVYDTPPMAVKGPNGRDPLLDVYDVPPSVEKGLPPSNHHAVYDVPPSVSKDVPDGPLQREETYDVPPAFAKAKPFDPARHPLILAAPPPDSPPTEDVYDVPPPAPDLYDVPPGLRRPGPGTLYDVPRERVLASDVADGSMVDNGVYAVPPPTEREAPADAKRLSASSTGSTRSSQSVSSLEVSVLGREPLELEVAVESLARLQQGVSATIAHLLDLVGSAGGAGSWRSTSEPQEPPVQDLRAAVAAVLGAVHELLEFARSAVSNATHTSDRTLHAKLSRQLQKMEDVYQTLVAHGQVLDSGRGGTGFTTEDLDHLVACSRAVPEDAKQLASFLHGNASLLFRRTKASAPGPEGGGLLHPNPSDKASSIQSRPLPSPPKFTSQDSPDGQYENSEGGWMEDYDYVHLQGKEEFEKTQKELLEKGNSMRQGKGQLELQQLKQFEQLEQEVSRPIDHDLANWTPAQPLAPGRTGGLGPSDRQLLLFYLEQCEANLTTLTDAVEAFFTAVATNQPPKIFVAHSKFVILSAHKLVFIGDTLSRQAKAADVRSQVTHYSNLLCDLLRGIVATTKAAALQYPSPAAAQDMVDRVRELGHSTQQFHRVLGQLAAA